CGCGGCGCCACGCGAGGATATGGAGGGCGGCGTATCCGACACCCCAAATCGCGATGAAGCCTTCGGTCCACTCGGTCGTCCAGCGGATCGCATCGAACGCGACGCTTTCGGGATCGAAGGCCCCCTGGAAAACCTTCATCAGTGTCGTCACGAGGACACAAAGCAGAAGCGGAACGAGCGTCGGATCGGCCCGTATGTCGGTCCAGATGCGACCCGGCAGGACGGGTACCCGAGGCAGCGTCAGAAGGCCCGCCGCGACGACGAAGACGAGATAGAACCATTCCGACCTGCCCTGCAGCCCTTCGACATTGTGCAGCGTGAATTCCCCCTGCCGGTTCACCTCGAGCATCCATTCCGGGATCTCGTAGCCGAGAATCGGCTGGCCCCACTGCGTCTCCTCGAGCGCCGCGAGGGCCGCGACGAGGGCGAAGAGCGCCCAGTAGACGACCGCGAGGCCCAGTCCCGACGCGCGGGCGTGTCGATACGCGAGCCACAGACCCAGCACGAACGCGAAAACGAACCCGAAGGCCGTCACCATCTCGATCACCGTGTATTCCCGCGCCTGCCTGAACCCTCGGGACACGATGGGATACGTCGCTTCGTTGAAGACCAGAACGCACCAGGCCAGCAGCACCGGAACCGGCCCCCAGAACAGGATTCTTCTCAGCGCAGTTTCGGTGGCCGCGACACCCCGGTGCCGGTCGGAAAACTGATGCGGGTCCTGCACGGCGAGAACTCATTATGACGGCGACGATCTGCACCCGACCCCGGTGATCCGAAGGCCGGCCCGGACAAACGGGCTCCGATCTGGCGGTGCTAAGCCCCGGAGCTAGCAGAATATTCCGAGCCTGTCACGGGCCAGTAGGGCGCAGGATCATGGGTCGGTATCTTCGACCGAATGCGTGAGTGCATCTGGACCGGCGCGTCGCTCTCCAAGGCCGCCGAACCAGCGTTCTACGAGGAACATCGTCGTCGTCGACCACCGCCCGGATGATGTCGCTCCGGAGCTCGGGACTGCCGTCCAGCGAACCTCGTCCGGATGTTGGAGGGTGCAGTCGTCCCCTCACCATAACACCCGGAACGGTCTGCCGTGAAGGTCAGCCTTCGTGGCGCACCTGGGTTTTGGCGCCTGCCCTTCTGCCTCTACGGAACGGACTTGTTGCCACTGGTCCCGGCGGGCGGACCGGCGACAGCCCGACGGTGCCGCCCCCCCGTGCCCTATTCGGCGGCGCGCATGCCCATGCGGCGGAGGACGGCGCGCTCGGCCACAAGGACGATCTGGTAGAACGCGACCGACAGGAGGACGCTTGTCGCCGCGACCGTCCAGATCATCGCGAAATCCATGTAGCCGCGTGACTGGTTGAGGAGGTTCCCGAGGCCCTGCCCCGTCGCCAGCCATTCGGCGATGAGCACGCCGAGCAGCGCGCGAGGTGCCGTAAGACGAGCGGCGGCGAAAATCCAGGGCATCGAGGCGGGGATCGAGACCAGCCGCATTTCGCGGAACACCCCGGCCCCGTAGGCGCGTGGCAGGTCCATCGCCGCGCGCGGGACCTGGGCCAGCCCCTGGGCGATCATGACATAGGCCGGAAAGAAGGTGACCGAGATCGTGATCCAGAGCGTCACGGTCGTGCCGCGCCCGAGGATCAGGACGAGGAGCGGTGTCAGCGCCACGAGCGGCATGGTCTGCGTCACGAGCGCGACCGGCATGAAGGCGCGCTCGACGGCCGGGGCGGCCCGCGACACGAGCGCCAGCGCGAAGGCGAAGGCGAGGCCCGCCGCCATCCCCGCGAGCGTGATCGGGATCGTCTGGGCAAGTGCCGCGCCAAGGCGGGCCCGCGCGTCTGCCGACCCGTCCGCGAGGGCCACGTAGTGGAAGACGTCCAGCGGCGACTTCCCCAGCATCGCGGGCACCGACAGTCCCCAGAGGAACGCCCACCAGACGGCGAAGGGCAGCGCGACGCTGATGACCGCAAACAGGATGCGCACCGAGCGGCGGGGCGGATCGGGGGCCTCCGGCAGGGTCGCGGGGTCAAGCGAGACCGCCCTGCCCTCCCGCAGCATCCGCGCCGAGAGCAGGGCGAAGACGGCATAGCTGGCGCCCGCGATGGCCGTCGCGACGAGACCGATGCTCCAGAGCCGCGCGGGCTCGCCCCGACCGAGGGAGCCGAGAAGGTAGGTGCCCAGCCCCCAGCGCCCGCCGCCACCGAACTCCGCAAGGATCGCACCGAGCACGGCCGCGGGCGCGGCCACGCGAAGCCCTGCGAGGATCCCGGGCAGCGCGCCGCGGATCTGGACGAGGCGCAGCACGCGGCCTGCACCGCCGCCGTAGGCCCGGACCACGTCTGCCGCCCGGCGGTCGAACTGCGTCAGTCCGATCACCGTTGCGTTCATGGTCACGAAATAGACCCCGAGCGCGGCCAGCACGATCCGGGGCGCCAGCCCGTCGAGCGTCAGCGAGAGGATCGGCGCAATGGCAATCGGCGGCAGCGCGAAGATCGCGACGTTGAGGCCCCGCGCCATGGCCATCGTCCGGGGCACCAGCGCGAAGAGCAGCCCCGCCGCCACCGCGATGGCGTTCCCGATGGCGAAGCCCAGCGCGGAGGCGCTCAGGGTCGCGCCGACATGGCGCGGGTAATCGGCCCGGTCGATCCAGAGCCGCGCCGCGATCTCGGTCGGCGCGGGGAGCGCACCGCCCGCCACCCAGTCGAGTCGGCCCGCCACCTCCCAGAGCACGAGAAGGGCGCCGGTCAGGATCAGGCCACGGCGGCGATCAGCCTCCATGAAGGGCCTCGGCGACCCGATCCCCGAGCGCGTGGAACGCCGGGTCGGAAAAGAGCGCCGCACGCCGCGGACGCGCGAAGGGCACATCGATGACCTCCGAGATGCGCCCCGGTGCGGCCCGCATCACCACGATCCGGTCCGCCAGGAAGCAGGCCTCGTCGATGCCATGCGTCACGAGGAGCGCGGTCGCCCCGCTTTCGGCCCAGATGCGCTGCAGCTCGATATTCATCTGGCGGCGGAGGATCTGGTCCAGCGCGCCGAAGGGCTCGTCGAGGAACAGAACGCGGGGCTCGGTCACAAGCGCGCGGGCGATGGCGACGCGCTGGCGCATCCCGCCCGACATCTCACCGGGCAGCGCATCTTCCTTGCCCGCGAGGCCGACCAGCGACAGCAGGTCCCGGATGCGCGGGCGGGCGGGTCCAACCGGGCGCCCCAACGCCTCGAGAGGCAGGGCGACGTTGCGCGCCGCACTCCGCCACGGCAGGAGGGCCGCATCCTGGAAGGCGACGCCGGTGAGGCCCGAGCGGGTCGCCTCGGCGGGCGGCAGGCCGCCGAGGCGGACCTCGCCCGCGTCGATGGCCTCCAGCCCGAGGGCGCAGCGCAGAACGGTGGACTTGCCGCAACCCGACGGCCCGATCAGCGCCGTGAACGAGCCGGGCGGGCAGTCGAGCGTTACATCGCGCAGCGCCTCGACCGCCCTGCCCCGACCCCGGAAGGTCTTGCTCACCCCGGTCAGCGCGATGCCGGACAGGGCAGACGCGCGCGCCGGGGCGGACGGCATCAGAGTTCTTCGAGAAGCGTGGTGTCGAACATCTCCCGGGTGCCCTCGATACCGACGCGGGCCAGTGCCTCGAGATTCCCTGCGATGCCCTCTTCGCTCATCGCGAAGATACCGCCCGGCGCCTCCATCAGCGGCTGCTGCGCGGCGTTGAAGAAGATCTCGTTGTCTATGCTGCGCCCGGTGCCCGCGAAATGCGTTTCGGCCCAGCGCGGCGGCCAGAGCGTCGTGTCCGCGAAGTTCTCGTTCCAACCCTTCCGCGAGGCGCGCATCCACGCGATCAGGTCGTCGCGCCGCTCGGCCAACGTCTCCTCGGTGACGACGACGGTGTCGTTATAGGTCGTGAAGCCGAAATCGTAGAGCAGGAAGGACACGGCCTCCTCGCCCAACTGGCCGATCGTGTAGGGCACGTTGGTCGTGAAATCGAGCGAGCCGTCGATCTCGCCCTGCACGAGCGGCGTCGGATCGTAGGCATAGGGCACGATGTTGACCGCGTCCCGGTCGATCCCGTTGAGTGCCAGCACCGCCTCGACCGAGATGGTATTCACCGGCGGAACGGCGATGGTCTTGCCGACCATGTCCTCGGGGCTGAGGATCGGCGCGGAGGCGAGGCTGACGATCCCGATCGGGTTCTTCTGGTATTGGGCCCCGATGATCTTGAAGGGCGCGCCCTGCTCGGCGATGGCCTTGATCGTGGTGTCGGGCGTGGTCAGCGCGAGATCCGCGCGACCGGCGACGATGGTGCTCTCGGGGATGACGTCGGGCCCGCCGGGCAGGTAGGTCAGGTCCAGCCCTTCGTCGGCGTAGTAACCCTCGTCCATCGCAAGGAAGTAACCCGCGAACTCGGCGTCGTTGATCCAGGCGGCCTGCATCGTCAGCGGCGAGAGGCCCTGCGCCCGCAGGCCCCCCGGCATCATCGGCAGGGTCGCGGCAGCGCCCGAAAGGGCCAGCATGGAACGGCGGGATAGTCTCATGTCGATATCTCCTGTCTAAAGGCTAAGGCGGCTCAAGCGAGCCCTTGGATGCGTTGCAATTCGCGCAGGGGCGGCGTCGCCGCGAGCTGGTCGGGATCGACGAGATCCCATTTCACGCCGCGCGGTCGCGGCGCCATGTCCTCGACCGTCAGAAGCCGCGTCGGCGTGGCGATGGCGTCCACGAGGATGTCGGTCTCGGACGGGGTCAGGCGGTCCTCGACCACCTGCACGTCATGGACGATCGCGGCGACGGGCGTTTTCTGGTCGGCGAGACCCAGGTCGGTGAACATGCCCCATTCGATATCGAAGAAGCCGTGCCCCTTCCCGAACCGCACGCCATCGACCGAGACGGCCGAGGCCCCCGTGGCCATGAAGTCGAAGGCCCCGCGCTCCGCGATCTCGGCCAGCGTGATGGGCCGCCCGAAATGCTCCATCCCGTCGAGCCAGGAGGCGTAGAGCGCCGCCCCCTCGGGAACCATCCCCGGCTCGAGGAGGACGAAGCCGCGATAGATGCCGTAGGTCGACATCACGAAGGGCTTCTCCGCCTCGATCATCGCCTGCCGAAGGCCCGCCAGACAGTTGTCCGGGGTCACGAACGCGAAGGTGCTGTCGCGATAGCCGTCCATCCCGAGAATGCGGGCGGTGGCAGCATCCGAGCCTTCGAAATCGGGAATCACCTCGGCGAAGTTGAGGTCGAACCGCGTGTCGGGACGGGCGACATCCCGCAGCTTCGTCCATATCTGCTGGCGGATCGTATTTGTTGTGGACATGCTGAGTACCGACGGTTTCACTGTTTCAGTAATTAGAAACGTTCGTTTCAAAAAGGCAAGCGCCACGCGCCCGACGAGGGGACGCATTCGGTGAAACGCCTACGCAAGAGGCACGATGGCTAGCAGACTGACTCTCCGCATCCAGGACAGCATGGCCCGTCTGACCCGCTCCGAGCACAAGCTGGCGGAACTCCTGCTCGGCAACGGCACGCTCATCGAAACCCACAGCGCAACCGAGCTCGCGCAGATGGCAGAGGTCTCGAAGGCGACGACGGCGCGATTCTTCCGCACGCTGGGATACGGCGATTTCGAAGAGGCAAAGACCCAGGCCCGCGAGGAGCGCAACCGCTCCGAACCCTTCGCCTACGAGGCCCATGTTGCGACCGGCTCGCCCTCGGGGCGGACGATCGGGGCGCATATGCAGCTGGAGATCGACAACCTGACGCGCACCTTCGAGGAGCTGCGACCCGACCTGCTGTCCGAGGCGGTCGAGCTGATCGCCCGCGCGCCGCGGGTCTGGCTGGCCGGGTTCGGCGCCGAGGAGGGCATCGCTCTGGCCGCGCGCCAGGTTCTCGCCCGCCTGCGGCCCGATGTGCGCGTGGTCGGTGGCGATCCGGCCGGCTGGACGGAGGCGCTGTCGATGGCGGGGCCAGAGGACGCGATGCTGCTGCTGTCGTTGCCGCCGCGGCCGCGGGGCCTTGCCACGCTCGCGGGCCACGCGCGCACCACCCGTATCAACATCATCACCCTGAGCGATCACGCCTTCGCCGCCCGCGCGCGGCGGTTCTCGCGGATCGTGATCCCGTGCCACATGGCGAGCCACGGCGCGATCCCGACCCATACAGCGCTTCTGAGCGCATTGCGCATCCTCGCCGTCGGTTACGCCGCGCGGGCGGGCCAGAGCGCAACCCAGCGGATGGCCGCGCTCGACG
This portion of the uncultured Jannaschia sp. genome encodes:
- a CDS encoding ABC transporter ATP-binding protein is translated as MPSAPARASALSGIALTGVSKTFRGRGRAVEALRDVTLDCPPGSFTALIGPSGCGKSTVLRCALGLEAIDAGEVRLGGLPPAEATRSGLTGVAFQDAALLPWRSAARNVALPLEALGRPVGPARPRIRDLLSLVGLAGKEDALPGEMSGGMRQRVAIARALVTEPRVLFLDEPFGALDQILRRQMNIELQRIWAESGATALLVTHGIDEACFLADRIVVMRAAPGRISEVIDVPFARPRRAALFSDPAFHALGDRVAEALHGG
- a CDS encoding MurR/RpiR family transcriptional regulator, which encodes MASRLTLRIQDSMARLTRSEHKLAELLLGNGTLIETHSATELAQMAEVSKATTARFFRTLGYGDFEEAKTQAREERNRSEPFAYEAHVATGSPSGRTIGAHMQLEIDNLTRTFEELRPDLLSEAVELIARAPRVWLAGFGAEEGIALAARQVLARLRPDVRVVGGDPAGWTEALSMAGPEDAMLLLSLPPRPRGLATLAGHARTTRINIITLSDHAFAARARRFSRIVIPCHMASHGAIPTHTALLSALRILAVGYAARAGQSATQRMAALDELGEELSLFERPD
- a CDS encoding ABC transporter substrate-binding protein: MRLSRRSMLALSGAAATLPMMPGGLRAQGLSPLTMQAAWINDAEFAGYFLAMDEGYYADEGLDLTYLPGGPDVIPESTIVAGRADLALTTPDTTIKAIAEQGAPFKIIGAQYQKNPIGIVSLASAPILSPEDMVGKTIAVPPVNTISVEAVLALNGIDRDAVNIVPYAYDPTPLVQGEIDGSLDFTTNVPYTIGQLGEEAVSFLLYDFGFTTYNDTVVVTEETLAERRDDLIAWMRASRKGWNENFADTTLWPPRWAETHFAGTGRSIDNEIFFNAAQQPLMEAPGGIFAMSEEGIAGNLEALARVGIEGTREMFDTTLLEEL
- a CDS encoding 5-formyltetrahydrofolate cyclo-ligase, encoding MSTTNTIRQQIWTKLRDVARPDTRFDLNFAEVIPDFEGSDAATARILGMDGYRDSTFAFVTPDNCLAGLRQAMIEAEKPFVMSTYGIYRGFVLLEPGMVPEGAALYASWLDGMEHFGRPITLAEIAERGAFDFMATGASAVSVDGVRFGKGHGFFDIEWGMFTDLGLADQKTPVAAIVHDVQVVEDRLTPSETDILVDAIATPTRLLTVEDMAPRPRGVKWDLVDPDQLAATPPLRELQRIQGLA
- a CDS encoding ABC transporter permease; this encodes MEADRRRGLILTGALLVLWEVAGRLDWVAGGALPAPTEIAARLWIDRADYPRHVGATLSASALGFAIGNAIAVAAGLLFALVPRTMAMARGLNVAIFALPPIAIAPILSLTLDGLAPRIVLAALGVYFVTMNATVIGLTQFDRRAADVVRAYGGGAGRVLRLVQIRGALPGILAGLRVAAPAAVLGAILAEFGGGGRWGLGTYLLGSLGRGEPARLWSIGLVATAIAGASYAVFALLSARMLREGRAVSLDPATLPEAPDPPRRSVRILFAVISVALPFAVWWAFLWGLSVPAMLGKSPLDVFHYVALADGSADARARLGAALAQTIPITLAGMAAGLAFAFALALVSRAAPAVERAFMPVALVTQTMPLVALTPLLVLILGRGTTVTLWITISVTFFPAYVMIAQGLAQVPRAAMDLPRAYGAGVFREMRLVSIPASMPWIFAAARLTAPRALLGVLIAEWLATGQGLGNLLNQSRGYMDFAMIWTVAATSVLLSVAFYQIVLVAERAVLRRMGMRAAE